The region GCATGAGAAACATCGACAACCATCCCAAGCTCATTCATTAACTTTACTGCCTGACATCCTAAATCTGTTAAACCAGTATCACTATCCGCAAAAGCTCCACAACCAAAATGATTAACTTCATTCCAAGTTAACATGGCATGTCTAAATCCTAAATCATATATCTTTTTTAAATGATTTAAGTCCTGAATAGGTGCTAAACTTTCAAGCCCAAGAATTACATTTACCTTATGATCAGCCCAATCATCCTGTGATTTAACAATCTGAACATCTGGTGATTGTTCAACTTCCTCTAGTATATATCCAATTGCTTTATCAAAATCATCGCATAATAAATGCTCAACATCTGTAAAATACGTCCAAATTCCCCCTGTTATGTTACCTTCTAACTGTTCTGGAATATGGTAATCTTCAACAATACCTCTTTTACCTTTTAATCGTTTTGCAACTATGTTATATAAAATATCGGTATGCGTATCAAAAATCAATGGGTCCCCCTCCTTAAAGATAAGGTCATAAGATATGCTACTCATTTCCTATTATATCGCAATTTTTCCTAAAAAGAGCATATATCATTCCTATTTTTCCGACAAAATAACTCTAAAAAAGGTAAGTAATCAACTTAGATTACTTACCTTTTTGATTATTCTTCTTCGTTGCTAAACTGACTATTATAAAGGTCAGCATAGAAACCATTTGCAGCCATTAATGTATCATGATTTCCTTGTTCAATAACATCGCCATCTTTCATAACTAAGATGATATCTGCTTCACGAATAGTGGATAAACGATGAGCAATCACAAAGCTTGTGCGACCCTTCATTAAAGTTTTCATCGCATTTTGAATTTGTAACTCAGTACGAGTATCAACGCTACTTGTAGCCTCATCTAAAATCATAATCTCAGGATCTGATAATAAAGCACGAGCAATAGTTAATAACTGTTTCTGACCTTGAGAAATATTTGATACTTCCTCATTTAAGATTGTGTCATAACCATCTGGTAAAACACGAATAAAGTGATCAGCATGTGCCGCTTTAGCTGCCGCAATAACTTCTTCATCTGTTGCATTTTCTTTTCCATAAGCAATATTATCACGAATGGTTCCATTAAATAGCCAAGTATCTTGAAGTACCATTCCAAATAACTTACGTAAATCACTACGTTTCATATCGTTAATATCGACACCATCAATTAAGATTTGTCCATCGTTCACTTCATAAAAACGTAATAATAAATTAACTAATGTCGTTTTTCCTGCACCAGTTGGACCTACAATAGCCACCATTTGACCAGGTTCAGCTTTAATATTCATATCTTGAATTAAGATTTTATCTTCACGGTAACCAAATTTAACATGATTAAATTCAACAGCACCACGAGGATTGTCAAGTTTTACTGGTTGAGCTGTTTCAGCCGTTAACTCTTCTTCATCTAATAATTCAAATACACGCTCTGCAGATGCTACAGTTGACTGAATAATATTTGAAATCTGTGCAACTTGTGCCATTGGTTGAGTAAACTGACGGCTATATTGAATGAAAGCTTGAATATCTCCAATAGAGATACGTCCTTTTGTAACTAAAACTCCACCAACTACAGCCACTAATACATATCCTAAGTTTCCGATAAAACTAATGATTGGCATAATTAATCCAGATAAAAATTGAGCTTTCCATCCCACTTCGTATAAACGATCATTAACTTCATCAAACTCTGCAATAGCTTTTTTCTCATGGCCAAATGCTTTAACAACATTATGACCTGTATACATTTCTTCGATGTGACCATTTAATTCACCTAATGTACGTTGTTGACCGATGAAATATTTTTGAGATTTTTTTACAACTTGCATCATTAAAATTCCCGATAGAGGTACGACAATAATCGAAATCAATGTTAATAACGGGCTAATTGATAACATCATGATTAATACCCCAATAATCGTTGTTACTGAAGTAATAACTTGAGTAATTGATTGTTGCAATGTCGCACTAATGTTGTCCACATCATTTGTAAAACGACTTAATAATTCTCCATGTGTATGTGAATCAAAGAATTTTAACGGTAGTTTAGCTAACTTTTGATCGATCTCTTCACGTAAGTCATAGACAACTTTTTGTGAAATACCAGCCATAATAAACTGTTGTAAATAACTAAAGGCCGCACTTAAAACATATAATCCAATTAAAATTAAGATAATTTTCCAAATATAACTGAAATCAATCGGAGTTGGATTTTTAACTCCAGTCATTAACTCCTGAATTGGGCGAAATAATTCATTTGTAATCTTCGCCATTACTTTAGGTGAAACAATAGAGAAAATGACACTTGTAATGGCTGCTAATATTACAACAATTA is a window of Turicibacter sanguinis DNA encoding:
- a CDS encoding ABC transporter ATP-binding protein, coding for MAGPMGRGPHGGATEKAKDFKGTLSRLSKYLKPYRVGLIVVILAAITSVIFSIVSPKVMAKITNELFRPIQELMTGVKNPTPIDFSYIWKIILILIGLYVLSAAFSYLQQFIMAGISQKVVYDLREEIDQKLAKLPLKFFDSHTHGELLSRFTNDVDNISATLQQSITQVITSVTTIIGVLIMMLSISPLLTLISIIVVPLSGILMMQVVKKSQKYFIGQQRTLGELNGHIEEMYTGHNVVKAFGHEKKAIAEFDEVNDRLYEVGWKAQFLSGLIMPIISFIGNLGYVLVAVVGGVLVTKGRISIGDIQAFIQYSRQFTQPMAQVAQISNIIQSTVASAERVFELLDEEELTAETAQPVKLDNPRGAVEFNHVKFGYREDKILIQDMNIKAEPGQMVAIVGPTGAGKTTLVNLLLRFYEVNDGQILIDGVDINDMKRSDLRKLFGMVLQDTWLFNGTIRDNIAYGKENATDEEVIAAAKAAHADHFIRVLPDGYDTILNEEVSNISQGQKQLLTIARALLSDPEIMILDEATSSVDTRTELQIQNAMKTLMKGRTSFVIAHRLSTIREADIILVMKDGDVIEQGNHDTLMAANGFYADLYNSQFSNEEE
- a CDS encoding dipeptidase; the protein is MIFDTHTDILYNIVAKRLKGKRGIVEDYHIPEQLEGNITGGIWTYFTDVEHLLCDDFDKAIGYILEEVEQSPDVQIVKSQDDWADHKVNVILGLESLAPIQDLNHLKKIYDLGFRHAMLTWNEVNHFGCGAFADSDTGLTDLGCQAVKLMNELGMVVDVSHASIKTMTDILDVTTEPVIASHSNCYALRGHRRNLTDGQIRGIAETGGVIGVTAVPDFVHSDEYTIKAMVDHIDYIKKLVGSKYIALGFDFMNYLSEDGVNANLSDCGSAKEAQLIIDELMSRGYSSMEIDDITHVNAKKVINRILKQ